A genomic stretch from Primulina huaijiensis isolate GDHJ02 chromosome 14, ASM1229523v2, whole genome shotgun sequence includes:
- the LOC140957517 gene encoding auxin transporter-like protein 5, translating into MASSDKVVETVMVGNYVEMETEGKPRDIKSQVSKLFWHGGSAYDAWFSCASNQVAQVLLTLPYSFSQLGMLSGILFQLFYGLMGSWTAYLICILYLEYRTRKEREKVDFRNHVIQWFEVLDGLLGKHWRNVGLAFNCTFLLFGSVIQLIACASNIYYINDNLDKRTWTYIFGACCATTVFIPSFHNYRIWSFLGLLMTTYTAWYLTIASLLHGQVEGVKHSGPNKLVLYFTGATNILYTFGGHAVTVEIMHAMWKPQKFKTIYLMATVYVLTLTLPSASAVYWAFGDLLLNHSNAFALLPKSSFRNMAFILMLIHQFITFGFACTPLYFVWEKAIGMHECKSLCKRAASRLPVVVPIWFLAIIFPFFGPINSTVGSLLVSFTVYIIPALAHIFTFRSSAARENAVEQPPKYFGRWVGTYIINIFVVIWVLIVGFGFGGWASMTNFIHQIDTFGLFTKCYQCQPHQLPPHPANAIAPLPPPPANITHLPPL; encoded by the exons ATGGCGTCCTCCGATAAGGTGGTGGAGACTGTCATGGTGGGAAACTATGTAGAAATGGAGACCGAAGGGAAACCAAGAGATATCAAGTCTCAAGTTTCCAAGCTCTTCTGGCATGGCGGCTCCGCTTACGATGCCTGGTTCAGCTGTGCTTCCAACCAG GTGGCTCAAGTGTTGCTTACATTGCCATATTCATTCTCGCAACTGGGAATGCTTTCGGGGATTCTGTTTCAGCTTTTTTACGGCCTGATGGGAAGCTGGACGGCTTATTTGATCTGCATCCTCTACCTGGAATACAGAACCaggaaagaaagagagaaagtTGATTTCAGGAATCATGTTATTCAG TGGTTTGAAGTTCTTGACGGGCTCCTCGGAAAACACTGGAGGAACGTGGGCTTGGCGTTTAACTGCACTTTTCTTCTGTTTGGATCCGTGATTCAGCTTATAGCCTGCGCAAG caatatatattacataaatgACAATCTGGACAAGAGAACATGGACGTATATATTTGGGGCATGTTGTGCTACCACAGTGTTCATTCCTTCGTTCCACAATTATAGAATATGGTCTTTTCTTGGCTTGCTGATGACCACTTATACTGCGTGGTATCTCACTATTGCATCCTTACTCCATGGACAG GTAGAGGGTGTGAAGCATTCGGGTCCAAACAAGTTGGTGCTATATTTCACGGGGGCCACCAACATTCTCTACACATTTGGGGGACATGCCGTAACTGT AGAGATAATGCATGCAATGTGGAAGCCACAAAAATTCAAGACCATATACTTGATGGCCACCGTATATGTGCTGACCCTGACACTCCCCTCGGCCTCGGCAGTGTACTGGGCTTTCGGAGATTTACTTCTCAATCACTCCAATGCATTTGCCCTTCTCCCAAAGTCTTCTTTCAGGAACATGGCCTTCATTTTGATGCTCATCCATCag TTTATAACGTTCGGGTTCGCATGTACGCCATTGTATTTCGTGTGGGAGAAGGCGATCGGCATGCATGAATGCAAGAGTTTGTGCAAGAGGGCCGCCTCGAGGTTGCCTGTGGTGGTGCCGATATGGTTCTTGGCCATCATCTTCCCGTTTTTCGGGCCCATCAACTCCACCGTCGGGTCGCTTCTTGTCAGCTTCACCGTCTATATAATCCCGGCTTTGGCTCACATTTTCACCTTCAGATCATCTGCTGCCCGAGAG AATGCAGTGGAGCAGCCTCCAAAGTACTTTGGAAGATGGGTTGGGACATACATTATCAATATATTTGTGGTCATATGGGTTTTAATAGTTGGTTTTGGGTTCGGAGGATGGGCTagcatgacaaattttattcaTCAAATCGACACTTTTGGGCTCTTCACAAAGTGCTATCAATGCCAACCTCATCAGTTGCCGCCGCACCCGGCCAACGCCATTGCTCCTCTTCCACCTCCACCAGCCAACATCACCCATCTTCCTCCCCTTTGA
- the LOC140957737 gene encoding uncharacterized protein yields MGAEISKQIKRRKAVAGEKKILADMLHGQGSEFPGSDYVPSDRANWMSLFDPDEIEINQIVWPGTHNSATNDIGIPLVTRPLAQCQSLSVYQQLRIGTRVLDIRVQEDRLVCHGILVSYSVDVVFNDVKKFLNETCSEIIILEIRTEYGHKDPPDFDIYLEEHLGEFLIPQDDRVFSKTISELMPRRVICVWKPREPSRPKAGSRLWGSGYLTDNWTDTDLPWTKFESNMKYLKMQEPVVERRHFYRVENTATPQADNPIMCVKPVTGRIHPYSRLFISQCFVRGLGERLQVFSTDFIDEDFVDACVGLTSARLQGKA; encoded by the coding sequence ATGGGAGCTGAGATTTCCAAGCAAATCAAGCGGAGAAAAGCTGTCGCCGGAGAGAAGAAAATCTTGGCTGACATGTTACATGGCCAAGGATCGGAATTTCCGGGTTCCGATTACGTTCCGTCGGACCGTGCAAACTGGATGTCTCTTTTCGACCCGGATGAAATCGAGATCAACCAGATTGTATGGCCCGGAACCCACAATTCCGCCACCAACGATATCGGGATTCCTCTTGTCACACGACCCTTGGCACAATGTCAGTCTCTCTCAGTCTACCAGCAGCTGAGAATCGGCACTCGGGTACTCGATATTCGGGTACAAGAAGATCGCCTGGTGTGCCATGGAATCCTTGTGTCTTACAGCGTTGATGTCGTTTTCAATGATGTTAAGAAGTTTCTAAACGAGACGTGTTCCGAGATCATCATCCTGGAAATCCGAACCGAATACGGACACAAAGACCCGCCGGATTTCGATATATATTTGGAAGAACACCTCGGAGAGTTCTTGATCCCTCAAGACGATCGGGTTTTTAGCAAAACGATATCCGAGTTGATGCCGCGACGGGTCATTTGCGTGTGGAAGCCGAGGGAACCATCGCGACCGAAGGCCGGCTCCCGGTTATGGGGCTCGGGTTACTTGACCGATAACTGGACCGATACCGATTTGCCGTGGACGAAATTTGAGAGCAACATGAAGTATTTGAAAATGCAGGAGCCGGTGGTGGAGAGGCGACACTTTTATCGAGTCGAGAACACAGCTACGCCACAGGCCGATAATCCGATTATGTGCGTGAAACCTGTGACAGGTCGGATCCACCCCTATTCGAGGTTGTTTATATCTCAGTGTTTCGTGCGAGGGTTAGGCGAGAGGCTGCAGGTTTTCTCGACTGATTTTATTGATGAGGATTTTGTTGATGCATGTGTGGGGCTTACGAGTGCAAGGCTTCAAGGAAAAGCTTGA
- the LOC140957735 gene encoding probable LRR receptor-like serine/threonine-protein kinase At1g07560, protein MQMTSHFRYTRICYTMFGTLHRGTIQTESGSLDVLVKTWEYFYPILCDYQVLHHTHRIHDELNLLRDHEIRSHRNVVKLIGFHCARRLAVIYEDRHDELLENIIPTDTFSWDDRMKVATDIARMLGAFHDKGLVHGGVNSKYIMVDKEKCPVVFDFRLLSYCEDREEYEQHVGKLYAFHCKHLDGPPWSMKHDIFAYGILLLELINKNLYPVFKMSTLMEEEFFNCNLSDPKTSAVDDSFCVDEDTAMEFTKLAVDCLGVNSDEQPTMQCIIRVLKDLKLRCPAKKRQKISG, encoded by the exons ATGCAGATGACTAGTCATTTCCGGTACACTCGTATATGCTATACCATGTTTGGAACCCTGCACCGAGGGACCATCCAGACAGAATCCGGATCTCTGGACGTGCTTGTCAAAACATGGGAATATTTTTACCCCATCCTTTGCGATTATCAAGTCTTGCATCATACACATCGAATCCAT GATGAACTCAACCTATTGAGGGATCATGAGATCAGATCACATCGGAATGTAGTGAAGTTGATCGGATTCCATTGTGCAAGACGTTTGGCAGTCATATATGAGGATAGACACGATGAGCTTCTGGAAAATATTATTCCTACTG ATACCTTTAGTTGGGATGATAGAATGAAGGTGGCAACTGATATCGCAAGAATGTTGGGAGCATTTCATGACAAGGGACTTGTCCATGGTGGTGTCAATTCTAAATATATCATGGTGGATAAG GAGAAATGTCCAGTGGTGTTTGACTTTAGGTTACTCTCATATTGCGAAGACCGGGAGGAATATGAACAGCATGTTGGGAAGCTTTATGCTTTTCATTGCAAACATCTGGATG GCCCTCCTTGGTCGATGAAGCATGACATTTTTGCTTATGGTATTCTACTTCTGGAGCTCATCAACAAAAACCTGTACCCTGTGTTTAAGATGTCCACATTGATGGAAGAAGAATTTTTTAACTGCAACCTTAGCGATCCCAAAACATCAGCCGTGGATGACTCTTTTTGTGTTGACGAGGACACTGCAATGGAATTCACTAAGTTGGCAGTAGATTGTTTGGGAGTCAATTCGGATGAGCAACCAACTATGCAATGCATCATTAGGGTGTTAAAAGACTTGAAGCTGCGGTGCCCAGCAAAAAAACGGCAGAAGATCTCTGGTTGA
- the LOC140957809 gene encoding dirigent protein 22-like, whose translation MEKFTIYFMMYLMAMAVAVPTVYSMDTPIDPQSVQNWFEKLANSKEKLTKLHFFFHDIATGKNETAFDVARLNTSLQSPTFFGIVRVVDDALRAGSQPESKIIGRAEGIYGAASLEESAFLMTLNLVFTDGDYNGSTLSLFGYNPITHKYREIAIVGGSGVFRLARGIATVRTIWFNLTSLYFVMEYHVMVLHY comes from the coding sequence ATGGAGAAGTTTACCATATATTTTATGATGTACTTGATGGCGATGGCCGTAGCCGTGCCCACAGTTTACAGCATGGATACTCCAATAGATCCTCAATCAGTGCAAAATTGGTTCGAAAAACTTGCTAATTCGAAAGAAAAATTAACAAAACTTCACTTCTTCTTTCATGATATAGCAACTGGCAAGAACGAAACTGCTTTTGATGTAGCTCGACTCAACACCTCTCTCCAATCGCCCACGTTTTTCGGTATAGTCCGAGTGGTGGATGATGCATTGAGAGCGGGCTCACAACCCGAGTCCAAGATCATCGGACGAGCCGAAGGAATCTACGGGGCGGCCTCGTTGGAGGAGAGTGCTTTTCTGATGACTCTGAACTTAGTGTTCACAGATGGTGACTATAATGGCAGTACACTTAGCTTATTTGGCTACAATCCCATCACTCACAAGTATCGCGAGATAGCCATTGTTGGTGGTTCAGGTGTTTTCCGATTGGCGCGGGGGATCGCTACCGTTCGTACCATCTGGTTTAATCTTACCAGTTTGTATTTTGTAATGGAGTATCATGTCATGGTGTTGCATTATTGA